The following proteins come from a genomic window of Crassostrea angulata isolate pt1a10 chromosome 1, ASM2561291v2, whole genome shotgun sequence:
- the LOC128159110 gene encoding uncharacterized protein LOC128159110 — MNEGDEFSSFQEFQDKLLQWSTATNTVWVKSHSKTVETANKKLSSKSKTFDQKFKFRNVLYRCKHGGAPRQTGRGLRPNQSSFKQDCQARLFLTVNKEKTKLVVQTLVTAHNHETSNNAFKHYPEQRRLSEAKKKEVETMLELGVKVKYLKEHIEAQQHQVITLKDLHNVHQKAKRERNGDKTEEELLMDELKKLCEDDPEAVISVQANNEGVLEFLLLVTGDMKQTFAMFPEVLMIDSTYCTNRLRMPLFSLLVEDGNGTGQTVGYAFITHETEHTLSAVMTEISRIHKLEKVKVVVLDKDMKEIAAVRKVIPGAEIQLCKFHVIQAVDRFIQKLSKPQEEKNDLKKSFQSLVFSKSKSAFERALCHLAATAPDSFMAYYNKNWGKPHQIKHWAFYKTIQQINLGNTTNNRMESHNQKIKDILKRNMTLTEAVKSILLLHRGKVNEMTHREFNHTFKTAYRLGDDDVVKDDIVKNITPYAAGILIAELEKARFSTLKNNKMCSCSLKKTMLLPCRHVFARRIEQGENIFNIDDVAERWHLSYQKKIWTSRRHKRTNTETPESSQHLRKKFKKNPLSKTQKFKEMMVLCKAIADYASTLGTKEFNEKMDTLATMYDAWLSGEKVIFKAEEADEPYPCVTPETPIISAPSPSKINNMVPSPKTSESVEDLPSSPCSLPPLSPESPPLPSENNNMVPSPQTNESVEDLPSSPCSLPPLSPESPPLPSKNNNMVPSPQTNESVEDLPSSPCSLPPLSPESSPLLSKNNNMVPSLQTNESVEDLPSSPCSLPSLSPESSLSNDNMVPSPCTSESFQDWPSSLASLQSLSPTPLQDNPRELTPMPSSPFSFESNTPEKSTTPVPSPAGFKKDKSRTSTCSTGRATKILKDLKTIKLPKTPPVRGNVRLQKGKENVFQSRKRLLEKKRLNKKETNNESRHSKTNTSRSDEIDMIGDPKEMLTDVHINAAQKLLTQQFPKMHGLQDTILGSKLQFAIETGDFIQILHDGALHWLTISNLFCNDNCVDIFDSLYTSVSMDVKMQAACIMMIQEQTMGINVINCKRQKGGYDCGLFSIAYATDLCFGNDPSMKTYTQKSMRSHLLSCLAENQMCPFPSEERNMQKRVTKSFKIPLFCICRLPDNREEKMGKCEECKEWFHKSCLSIPKKVFEEVNSKWYCTKCKKK; from the exons TTCCTTTAAACAAGATTGCCAAGCAAGACTTTTTCTCACTGTTAACAAAGAGAAGACAAAGCTTGTTGTTCAAACTCTGGTCACTGCTCACAATCATGAGACTAGCAA caatGCATTTAAGCATTACCCAGAACAACGGCGGTTAAGTGaagcaaagaaaaaagaagTGGAAACAATGCTTGAGCTTGGTGTAAAAGTCAAATACCTGAAAGAACATATTGAAGCACAACAACACCAAGTCATCACCCTTAAAGATCTCCACAATGTACACCAAAAAgcaaaaagagaaagaaatggAGACAAGACTGAAGAAGAATTATTGATGGATGAACTAAAGAAGCTTT GTGAAGATGACCCTGAGGCTGTCATTTCAGTTCAAGCAAATAATGAAGGAGTATTGGAGTTTCTTCTTCTGGTCACTGGTGACATGAAGCAAACATTTGCCATGTTCCCTGAGGTGCTAATGATTGACTCTACTTACTGTACAAACAGGCTGAGAATGCCATTATTTTCCCTTCTGGTAGAAGACGGAAATGGAACTGGGCAAACTGTAGGGTATGCTTTTATCACCCATGAAACAGAACACACCCTCTCAGCTGTCATGACAGAGATTTCAAGAATACACAAATTAGAAAAAGTAAAAGTTGTAGTATTAGACAAAGACATGAAGGAAATTGCAGCTGTCAGAAAAGTTATTCCAGGGGCAGAAATTCAACTTTGTAAATTCCATGTCATTCAAGCTGTAGatagatttattcaaaaattatcaaaaccaCAAGAGGAAAAAAATGATCTTAAGAAATCTTTTCAGTCACTTGTGTTTTCGAAATCAAAATCAGCTTTTGAAAGAGCATTATGTCACCTGGCAGCAACAGCCCCTGATAGTTTCATGGCCTATTACAACAAAAACTGGGGAAAGCCACATCAGATAAAACATTGGGCATTCTATAAAACAATCCAACAAATTAATCTGGGAAACACAACAAATAATAGGATGGAGTCACATAACCAGAAAATCAAAGATATCCTGAAAAGAAATATGACACTAACAGAGGCAGTAAAGAGCATCTTACTACTGCACAGGGGAAAAGTAAACGAAATGACTCACAGAGAATTCAACCATACATTTAAAACTGCATACCGCCTAGGAGATGATGATGTTGTAAAAGATGACATTGTTAAAAACATAACACCATATGCAGCAGGCATCCTTATTGCAGAACTAGAGAAAGCCCGTTTCAGCACATTAAAGAACAATAAAATGTGCAGTTGTTCTCTTAAGAAGACCATGCTTTTGCCATGTAGACATGTTTTTGCCAGAAGGATAGAGCAGGGagaaaatatattcaatattgaTGATGTTGCAGAGAGGTGGCACCTATCATaccagaaaaaaatatggacaAGTAGGAGACACAAAAGGACAAATACAGAAACACCAGAAAGCAGTCAACATCTgcgaaaaaaatttaagaaaaatccattaTCAAAAACCCAAAAATTCAAGGAAATGATGGTATTATGCAAGGCTATTGCAGATTATGCATCTACTTTGGGTACAAAAGAGTTCAATGAAAAAATGGATACTCTTGCTACGATGTATGATGCATGGCTCAGTGGggaaaaagtcatttttaaagCAGAAGAAGCTGATGAACCTTATCCCTGTGTGACACCAGAGACACCAATCATCTCAGCTCCATCTCCATCCAAAATTAACAACATGGTGCCCTCACCTAAAACCAGTGAAAGCGTTGAAGACTTGCCTTCTTCCCCATGTTCGCTGCCACCATTATCACCTGAATCTCCACCATTACCGTCCGAAAATAACAACATGGTGCCCTCACCTCAAACCAATGAAAGCGTTGAAGACTTGCCTTCTTCCCCATGTTCGCTGCCACCATTATCACCTGAATCTCCACCATTACCGTCCAAAAATAACAACATGGTGCCCTCACCTCAAACCAATGAAAGCGTTGAAGACTTGCCTTCTTCCCCATGTTCGCTGCCACCATTATCACCAGAATCTTCACCATTGCTGTCCAAAAATAACAACATGGTGCCCTCACTTCAAACCAATGAAAGCGTTGAAGACTTGCCTTCTTCCCCATGTTCACTGCCTTCATTATCACCTGAATCTTCACTCAGTAATGACAACATGGTGCCTTCACCTTGTACTAGTGAATCCTTTCAAGACTGGCCTTCCTCACTAGCCTCATTACAATCTTTATCTCCAACTCCACTTCAAGACAATCCAAGAGAATTAACACCAATGCCTTCTTCTCCGTTTTCTTTTGAATCGAACACTCCAGAAAAAAGCACAACTCCTGTGCCTTCCCCAGCAGGATTCAAAAAAGATAAATCAAGAACATCCACCTGCAGTACAGGCAGAGCAACCAAAATTCTTAAAGACTTGAAGACTATAAAGTTACCAAAAACTCCTCCAGTTAGAGGAAATGTAAGGCTTCAGaaaggaaaagaaaatgttttccaATCAAGAAAAAGATTGCTGGAAAAAAAACGGTTGAACAAAAAGGAAACAAATAATGAAAGCAGGCATAGTAAAACCAATACCAGTAGGAGTGATGAAATAGACATGATTGGAGACCCTAAGGAGATGCTTACTGATGTCCACATAAATGCAGCACAAAAATTACTAACACAACAATTTCCAAAGATGCATGGACTACAGGACACCATTCTTGGAAGCAAACTGCAGTTTGCGATTGAAACTGGAGATTTCATACAAATTCTACATGATGGTGCCCTGCATTGGTTGACAATATCAAACCTGTTTTGTAATGATAACTGTGTTGACATCTTCGACTCCCTGTATACATCAGTCTCCATGGACGTTAAAATGCAAGCTGCATGCATTATGATGATCCAAGAGCAGACCATGGGtataaatgtcatcaattgcaAGCGACAAAAAGGAGGATATGATTGTGGATTATTTTCAATTGCATATGCAACAGATCTTTGTTTTGGAAATGACCCATCAATGAAAACTTACACCCAGAAAAGTATGAGAAGTCATTTGCTCTCATGTTTGGCAGAAAACCAAATGTGCCCTTTTCCATCAGAAGAAAGGAATATGCAGAAAAGGGTGACAAAGTCCTTTAAGATTCCACTTTTCTGCATTTGCAGATTACCAGACAATAGGGAAGAAAAAATGGGGAAATGTGAGGAATGTAAGGAGTGGTTTCACAAGTCGTGCCTTTCAATTCCAAAGAAGGTGTTTGAAGAAGTGAATTCGAAATGGTACTGtactaaatgtaaaaaaaaatga